The following proteins come from a genomic window of Mycobacterium sp. DL:
- a CDS encoding amino acid permease, giving the protein MSTSTPPTSASDEGSPAFLGGDDAAHLHALGYKSEFKREMSPWANFSLGFTYLSPVVGVYTLFAFALATGGPPMIWSFLIVGLGQFLVALSFSEIVAQYPVAGGVYPWARRLWGRRYAWMTGWVYMVALLVTISSVVYGSGPFIAATFGVEATVNNVIAFALILLALATAINFMGTKVLSKAAIIGFTAELIGALVVGVWLLVAHREHNIGIIFDSFGAGGDGNYLWAFAAAALIGIYQYYGFEACGDVAEEVADPGRLIPKAMRRTIYIGGAAATFVCLALVLAVADIPAVIAGEDTDPVTTVLNEAFGPFGSKVILLIVLISFLSCAMSLQAAASRLAYSYGRDRMIMGHKLLSKFSATRHVPPYALLLAAIVPAVIVIGSKFSTDAITKIISFAAFGIYLGFQMVVLAALRARLKGWVPSGKYSLGKWGMAVNITALVYGVVAMINMAWPRTPDAAWYDNWIVALSAAVVVIIGLVYMAVHPLHDRSTAPYSDAIPSNNP; this is encoded by the coding sequence ATGTCCACTTCTACGCCGCCCACCAGCGCCTCCGATGAGGGTTCCCCCGCGTTCCTCGGCGGAGACGACGCCGCGCATCTGCATGCGCTCGGCTACAAATCCGAGTTCAAGCGGGAGATGAGCCCCTGGGCCAACTTCTCCCTCGGGTTCACCTACCTCTCCCCGGTCGTCGGCGTCTACACCCTGTTCGCCTTTGCGCTGGCGACCGGCGGACCGCCGATGATCTGGAGCTTCCTCATCGTCGGCCTGGGACAGTTCCTGGTCGCGCTGAGCTTCAGCGAGATCGTCGCGCAGTACCCGGTCGCCGGCGGGGTGTATCCCTGGGCGCGCAGACTGTGGGGCCGCCGATACGCCTGGATGACCGGCTGGGTCTACATGGTGGCGCTGCTGGTGACCATCTCATCGGTGGTCTACGGCTCCGGTCCGTTCATCGCGGCCACCTTCGGTGTCGAGGCGACGGTGAACAACGTCATCGCCTTCGCCCTGATCCTGCTCGCGCTGGCCACGGCCATCAACTTCATGGGGACCAAAGTCCTTTCCAAAGCCGCGATCATCGGCTTCACCGCCGAGTTGATCGGCGCGCTCGTCGTCGGCGTCTGGCTGCTCGTTGCGCATCGGGAACACAACATCGGCATCATCTTCGACAGCTTCGGCGCGGGCGGTGACGGCAACTACCTGTGGGCGTTCGCGGCCGCAGCGCTCATCGGTATCTACCAGTACTACGGTTTCGAGGCCTGCGGCGATGTCGCCGAGGAAGTGGCCGACCCGGGTCGGTTGATCCCCAAGGCGATGCGCCGAACCATCTACATCGGTGGTGCCGCAGCAACATTCGTCTGCCTGGCGCTCGTGCTCGCAGTCGCCGACATCCCCGCCGTCATCGCCGGCGAGGACACCGATCCCGTCACCACCGTTCTCAACGAAGCATTCGGCCCGTTCGGCTCGAAGGTGATCCTGCTCATCGTTCTGATCTCGTTCCTGTCGTGCGCGATGAGCCTGCAGGCGGCCGCGAGCCGACTGGCCTACTCCTACGGTCGCGACCGGATGATCATGGGCCACAAACTACTCAGCAAGTTCTCCGCCACCCGGCACGTCCCGCCGTACGCGCTGCTGCTCGCTGCCATCGTGCCCGCGGTGATCGTCATCGGATCGAAGTTCTCCACCGACGCGATCACCAAGATCATCAGCTTCGCCGCGTTCGGCATCTACCTCGGATTCCAGATGGTCGTGCTGGCGGCACTGCGGGCACGCCTGAAGGGCTGGGTCCCCAGCGGCAAGTACTCCCTTGGCAAGTGGGGCATGGCGGTCAACATCACCGCACTGGTCTACGGCGTCGTCGCGATGATCAACATGGCGTGGCCGCGGACCCCCGATGCCGCGTGGTACGACAACTGGATCGTGGCGCTGTCTGCGGCGGTGGTGGTCATCATCGGGCTGGTGTACATGGCCGTTCACCCGCTGCATGACCGAAGCACGGCCCCGTACAGCGACGCCATCCCGTCGAACAACCCCTGA